The region GTGCGGATACAACTCCGGCCGCCGTTCGAGCAGTTGATGAAAACCCTGGCGCGGAATCATCAGTAGCTCCGTGGTTCCGCTGGCGTGTGCATCGTGGGTTCTTGGAAGGCCATCGAACAGCGATATCTCGCCAAACCAGCTGCCGGGACTGAGTACCGTCAACAAGGCTTCGCGGCCATCGGCGCCGGTGCTGCTGATTCTCACCGCGCCGGAAATGACACCATAGAGCCCGTCCGGGGGATCATCCTTGGCATGCAGGCGTTCGCCGTCACCAAGTGTGCGCACGCGGGCCAGACCGAGCATGTCTCCCAGGCCGTCGGCGGGCAGTTCGCGCAGCCAACGGTTGCGCTGTATCAGGGATTCATAGCGGCCAGCTGCGCCGCCAGACACTGTCGTCCGCCTGACAGTTCTCTTTCCTGCCACCCTCTAGACTCCTGCTACTGTTAATCATCGCGAGTATGCCGCAAGACGCCGTTCGGCGCCCGGCTTCTATGAACAAGAGGAACGATTCATGAATGCAATCCAGTCCCTTCAGAGCCTTGATGTAAAATCGCAGGTCAGCGCCGAAGAGTGGCAAACGCGGGTAGATCTTGCGGCATGTTACCGGTTGATTGCCATGTATGGCTGGGATGATGTGGTGTTCACCCACGTCTCGGCAAAGATCCCAGGCACCGAGCATTTTCTGATCAACCCCTACGGGCTGATGTTCGAGGAAATTACTGCCTCCAGCCTGGTGAAGATTGATCTGCAGGGTAACAAGCTGATGGAGTCGCCCTTCGAGATCAACCCGGCCGGCTTTACGATCCACAGCGCCGTACATGAAGCGCGGCACGACGCCGGGTGCGTCCTGCATACTCATACGCCGGAGGGCGTCGGTGTCTCCTGCCAGAAGGAAGGCATCCTGCCGATTTCGCAGCAGGCACTGTTTGTTCTGTGCAGTCTGGCCTACCACGATTACG is a window of Pseudomonas sp. gcc21 DNA encoding:
- a CDS encoding Crp/Fnr family transcriptional regulator, with the translated sequence MSGGAAGRYESLIQRNRWLRELPADGLGDMLGLARVRTLGDGERLHAKDDPPDGLYGVISGAVRISSTGADGREALLTVLSPGSWFGEISLFDGLPRTHDAHASGTTELLMIPRQGFHQLLERRPELYPHFMRLLCRRLRLSFSMLEDSALLPLPARLAKRLLTHAHAYGETRNDEALPSIQLSQEALGLMLNSSRQSINKLLKRLEQAGWLQIKYGEIVILDEPALTRLAVGSATLQEIE
- a CDS encoding class II aldolase/adducin family protein translates to MNAIQSLQSLDVKSQVSAEEWQTRVDLAACYRLIAMYGWDDVVFTHVSAKIPGTEHFLINPYGLMFEEITASSLVKIDLQGNKLMESPFEINPAGFTIHSAVHEARHDAGCVLHTHTPEGVGVSCQKEGILPISQQALFVLCSLAYHDYEGVALNEDEKSRLQAHLGRANNLVLRNHGLLTCGRRISDAFLTMYTLQRCCEIQVAAQAGGSELTTISQTILNGAVESMRKVTRGAGSGIAWPALLRKIQRVNPGFDV